A genomic window from Bacteroidota bacterium includes:
- a CDS encoding Maf family protein: protein MQLPPLILGSKSPRRQQLLAAAGFRFRVQVQDVEEVWPPHLPLAEIPAYLARLKAEALEPLSQDELVITADTTVILGQQVLNKPTSAEEAIQMLLALSGQCHTVVTGVHLRYRGRQTEFSAHTRVYFRPLELEEITQYVAQSPPLDRAGAYGIQDTIGLRGIRRIEGDYYNVMGLPVCQLVEALQQYR, encoded by the coding sequence ATGCAGCTCCCTCCCCTCATTCTGGGTTCCAAAAGCCCCCGCCGCCAGCAGCTGCTGGCAGCGGCAGGTTTCCGGTTTCGTGTGCAGGTGCAAGACGTGGAGGAGGTATGGCCCCCCCACCTGCCACTGGCGGAGATTCCGGCCTACCTGGCCCGGCTAAAAGCCGAAGCCCTGGAGCCGCTTAGCCAGGATGAGCTAGTGATTACGGCAGATACCACCGTCATACTAGGGCAGCAGGTGCTAAACAAGCCCACCAGTGCCGAAGAAGCCATACAGATGCTGCTGGCCCTGAGTGGGCAATGCCACACCGTAGTAACGGGTGTGCATCTGCGGTATCGGGGTAGGCAAACGGAATTCTCGGCCCACACACGGGTATACTTTAGGCCCCTGGAGCTGGAGGAGATTACCCAGTATGTGGCGCAAAGCCCTCCGCTGGACCGGGCCGGCGCATACGGCATTCAAGACACGATAGGCCTGCGGGGCATACGGCGTATAGAGGGAGACTACTACAACGTGATGGGCCTGCCAGTGTGCCAGCTGGTAGAGGCACTACAGCAGTACAGATAA
- a CDS encoding ABC transporter substrate-binding protein, with amino-acid sequence MTPSRNLCCALLLPALTLLGCARLVKDCDPDRAAADSLRIVAVHPTLVQMIYALGAEDKLVGRDQSSTWPEAARRIPSVKYMRALSDEGILSLNPTLLLLTPENGPAPVINKLQHACLKVEVLDNKMDRKALLAKMRTLGGLIGKPTEADSLIRSLQAEYAELDSLKGACTQIPQVLSFHSRARGGSLFINGTGTAVQFLLDETQARPALVVEGVKEIGKESLLAASPDYLLIDRETEQYLGGIAGIRAHPLLKNSPAAQKGQVVVIERVHLFGPNAETGRFLKQLIHQLHPELQAGARP; translated from the coding sequence ATGACACCTAGCCGGAACCTATGCTGTGCCCTGCTGCTGCCCGCCCTGACCCTGCTGGGCTGTGCCCGGCTGGTAAAGGACTGCGACCCGGACAGGGCCGCCGCCGATAGCCTGCGGATTGTGGCCGTACACCCCACCCTGGTGCAGATGATCTATGCCCTGGGGGCCGAAGACAAGCTGGTGGGGCGAGACCAAAGCAGCACCTGGCCCGAGGCCGCCAGGCGCATCCCCAGCGTAAAGTACATGCGCGCCCTGAGTGATGAGGGCATACTGAGCCTGAACCCCACCCTGCTGCTGCTAACGCCTGAAAATGGCCCTGCACCCGTGATAAACAAGCTGCAGCACGCCTGCCTGAAGGTGGAGGTGCTGGACAATAAAATGGATAGAAAGGCCCTGCTGGCCAAGATGCGCACGCTGGGTGGCCTCATTGGCAAGCCGACGGAGGCCGACTCGCTGATACGAAGCCTGCAGGCCGAGTATGCCGAACTGGACAGCCTGAAGGGCGCCTGTACGCAGATCCCCCAGGTGCTCAGCTTCCACAGCCGCGCACGGGGTGGTAGCCTGTTCATTAACGGCACGGGCACGGCGGTGCAGTTCCTGCTAGACGAAACCCAGGCCCGCCCTGCACTGGTGGTAGAAGGGGTGAAGGAGATAGGCAAGGAGAGCCTGCTGGCTGCCAGCCCAGACTACCTGCTGATAGACCGAGAGACCGAGCAATACCTGGGGGGAATAGCCGGCATACGAGCCCATCCGCTGCTGAAGAATAGCCCCGCAGCCCAGAAAGGCCAGGTGGTGGTCATTGAGCGCGTACACCTTTTCGGCCCCAATGCCGAGACAGGCCGCTTTCTGAAGCAGCTGATCCACCAGCTGCACCCAGAGCTGCAGGCAGGTGCACGGCCCTAG
- a CDS encoding glutathione peroxidase yields the protein MTTLDGKEQPLSAYKGKVVIVVNVASKCGYTPQYADLERFYTQNKDKGVVVLGFPANNFMGQEPGTDEEIASFCQKNYGVTFPMFSKISVKGKDIHPLYAYLTEAVGASISWNFNKILIDKNGKPVAHFKSGVKPGDPEFDEAVAKLL from the coding sequence ATGACTACCCTGGATGGCAAAGAACAGCCGCTAAGCGCCTATAAGGGCAAGGTGGTGATTGTGGTAAACGTGGCCAGCAAGTGTGGCTATACCCCCCAGTATGCCGACCTGGAGCGCTTCTACACCCAAAACAAGGATAAGGGTGTGGTGGTGCTGGGTTTCCCGGCCAATAACTTCATGGGCCAGGAGCCGGGTACGGACGAAGAGATAGCGAGCTTTTGCCAGAAAAACTATGGCGTTACCTTCCCCATGTTTAGCAAGATTAGTGTGAAGGGCAAGGATATCCACCCCCTGTATGCCTATCTGACCGAGGCCGTGGGTGCGTCTATCAGCTGGAACTTCAACAAGATCCTGATCGACAAAAATGGCAAGCCTGTGGCGCACTTCAAGAGTGGCGTAAAGCCCGGCGATCCCGAATTTGATGAGGCGGTGGCCAAGCTGCTGTAG
- a CDS encoding YifB family Mg chelatase-like AAA ATPase — MLVKAFASAVSGVDALTITIEVNLGGMHGFALVGLPDNAVKEARERVEAAIKNSGYDYPRGKLVINMAPADVRKEGAAYDLPLALAILAASGQVDADRLGHFVVMGELSLDGGIKPVKGCLPIAIQARKEGFEGFLLPTENAREAAIVNQLNVLPLTNLIEAVDYLNGKELLMPLHIDTREIFQAASTDYAQDFSDVRGQEHVKRALEVAAAGGHNAIMIGPPGAGKTMLAKRLPTILPPLTLQEALETTKIHSVAGHMGGHMGLIATRPFRSPHHTVSDVALVGGGNHPQPGEISLAHHGVLFLDELPEFKRTVLEVLRQPLEERNITISRAKFSVEYPASFMLIASMNPCPCGYYNHPDKECLCPPGAVQKYLSRVSGPLLDRIDLHIEVTPVPFDELAENRPAEPSSQVRQRVMAARERQQARFADQPQLYANAQMSTQMVRSLCRISKASETLLKAAMTRLQLSARAYDRILKVSRTIADLADSADILPEHVAEAIQYRNLDREGWAA; from the coding sequence ATGCTGGTAAAAGCCTTTGCGAGCGCAGTAAGTGGCGTGGATGCCCTCACCATCACCATAGAGGTGAACCTGGGGGGTATGCACGGCTTTGCCCTGGTGGGCCTGCCAGACAATGCCGTGAAGGAAGCCCGCGAGCGTGTAGAGGCTGCCATCAAGAACAGCGGCTATGACTACCCCCGGGGCAAGCTGGTGATCAACATGGCACCGGCCGACGTGCGCAAGGAAGGTGCTGCCTACGACCTACCCCTGGCCCTCGCCATCCTGGCGGCTAGTGGCCAGGTGGATGCCGACCGCCTGGGCCACTTTGTGGTAATGGGAGAACTAAGCCTGGATGGCGGCATAAAGCCGGTAAAGGGCTGCCTGCCCATAGCCATACAGGCCCGGAAAGAGGGCTTTGAGGGCTTCCTGCTGCCTACCGAGAATGCCCGCGAAGCGGCCATTGTAAACCAGCTGAATGTGCTGCCCCTCACCAACCTGATAGAGGCCGTAGACTACCTGAATGGCAAAGAACTGCTGATGCCCCTGCACATAGACACACGCGAGATTTTTCAGGCCGCTAGCACAGACTATGCCCAGGATTTCTCGGACGTGCGCGGCCAGGAGCATGTAAAACGGGCCCTGGAGGTAGCAGCTGCCGGCGGGCACAACGCCATTATGATAGGCCCCCCGGGTGCCGGCAAGACCATGCTGGCCAAGCGCCTGCCCACCATACTGCCGCCCCTCACGCTGCAAGAGGCCCTGGAGACCACCAAAATCCACAGCGTGGCGGGCCACATGGGCGGGCACATGGGCCTCATTGCCACCCGCCCTTTCCGCAGCCCCCACCATACCGTGAGCGACGTGGCCCTGGTGGGCGGGGGAAACCACCCCCAGCCGGGCGAGATCAGCCTGGCACACCATGGCGTGCTCTTCCTGGATGAGCTGCCCGAATTCAAGCGCACAGTGCTGGAGGTGCTGCGCCAGCCCCTGGAGGAGCGAAACATCACCATCAGCCGGGCCAAGTTCAGCGTGGAATACCCCGCCAGCTTTATGCTGATAGCCAGCATGAACCCCTGCCCCTGCGGCTACTACAACCACCCGGATAAAGAGTGCCTGTGCCCCCCGGGGGCGGTGCAGAAGTATCTGAGCCGCGTGAGCGGCCCGCTGCTAGACAGGATAGACCTGCACATAGAGGTAACGCCTGTACCCTTTGACGAGCTGGCCGAAAACCGCCCGGCAGAGCCCAGCAGCCAGGTACGCCAGCGGGTAATGGCAGCCCGAGAGCGCCAGCAGGCCCGCTTTGCCGACCAGCCCCAGCTGTATGCCAACGCGCAGATGAGCACCCAAATGGTGCGTAGCCTATGCCGCATCAGCAAAGCCAGCGAGACACTTCTGAAGGCAGCCATGACGCGCCTCCAGCTCAGTGCCCGCGCCTACGACCGCATCCTGAAGGTATCGCGCACCATAGCCGACCTGGCCGACAGTGCCGACATACTGCCCGAGCACGTGGCCGAGGCCATCCAATACCGAAACCTGGACCGAGAGGGCTGGGCTGCCTAG
- a CDS encoding type I restriction enzyme HsdR N-terminal domain-containing protein: MEFKDQIKTLSERAKTLKDQVATEEATKNALIMPFLQVLGYDVFNPQEIVPEYVADIGTKKGEKIDYAVLKDGQPIILVECKHIAQNLDIHDGQLLRYFHVSKARFAILSNGLLYRFYSDLVEPNKMDEKPFLEFNILEIKDNQVEELRKFHKASFDVESITSTASDLKYTSELKALLNQEFANPSDDFVRLLTRQVYPKTITAKVLEQFSKLVKRSVQQYLSDTVTERLKTALSKEDEADKAEALALAVEKEETRNKIVTTEEELEAFVIVKSILRQKLNVNRIAHRDAQTYFTILLDDNNRKTLCRLYLNGGKKYLAVLDADRKEIRKELTTLDDLYQYADLLLEVADSYEQAKTTA; the protein is encoded by the coding sequence ATGGAGTTTAAAGACCAAATCAAAACACTCAGCGAGCGTGCCAAAACACTGAAAGACCAGGTAGCCACCGAGGAGGCGACCAAGAATGCGCTCATCATGCCATTCCTGCAAGTACTTGGCTACGATGTATTTAACCCGCAGGAGATTGTGCCCGAGTATGTGGCCGATATAGGTACCAAAAAGGGGGAGAAAATAGACTACGCCGTCTTAAAGGATGGCCAACCCATCATCCTGGTAGAGTGCAAGCACATAGCCCAAAACCTGGATATACACGATGGCCAACTGCTACGCTATTTTCATGTTTCCAAGGCACGCTTTGCCATTCTTTCCAATGGCCTGCTCTATCGTTTCTATTCCGATCTGGTGGAGCCAAACAAGATGGACGAAAAGCCCTTTCTGGAGTTCAATATTCTGGAGATAAAAGATAATCAGGTAGAGGAGCTGCGCAAATTTCATAAGGCCAGTTTCGACGTAGAAAGCATTACCAGCACCGCCAGCGACCTGAAGTATACCAGCGAGCTGAAGGCCCTGCTGAACCAGGAATTCGCTAACCCCTCCGATGACTTTGTACGTTTGCTTACCCGACAAGTGTATCCCAAGACCATAACCGCCAAAGTGCTGGAGCAGTTTTCCAAGCTGGTGAAGCGCTCCGTGCAGCAGTACCTGAGCGATACGGTAACCGAGCGCCTAAAGACCGCGCTGAGCAAGGAGGATGAGGCTGATAAAGCAGAGGCACTGGCGCTGGCAGTAGAAAAGGAGGAAACCAGGAATAAGATTGTAACCACCGAAGAGGAGCTGGAAGCCTTTGTAATCGTAAAAAGTATTCTTCGTCAAAAGCTGAACGTGAATCGCATTGCCCACCGGGATGCGCAAACGTACTTTACCATTCTGCTAGACGACAACAACCGCAAGACCCTGTGCCGCCTGTACCTGAACGGGGGCAAAAAGTACCTGGCTGTGCTGGATGCAGACCGAAAGGAAATACGTAAAGAGCTAACCACCCTGGACGACCTGTACCAATATGCAGACCTGCTGCTGGAGGTAGCCGACAGCTACGAGCAGGCAAAAACAACCGCCTAG
- a CDS encoding TolC family protein: MTTVREKRSSHGHRALLILLGCSLALGLHAQQPLALGQLWQLARSQNIGLKIAGLERARIALLTSPAFAGLEPEVNLEAFTRNAVNYTKLGLANGQTIENNGANATSYGASLNLDWTLYSFGANRQLFARQQLQLRSSQLGYTRRENDLASEVATAYYQLVQARQAQAILDSNLAVGSLRAALSQAQYESGRTGKSDWLQAQVDLNSIRAAQTRQQLAVAQAQLALAQLLGERNSLEILPLSPLQPDTTLLLQRLMELATSQNPNLLLAENDRQISIRALNEARARRLPELQLNLGPGYLNSSNPASFVTENRNIALNYGLTASVTLWDGRNLQRQMKAAEVAADIQQLSLGEQQIAVESQLWQAWAGYTRGLDQWEITRSNIRLAAENLDIALERYRLGRASQLDLRTAQISVLQAANEELMARYTLKLYEIRMKTLAGTLAAELENLP, encoded by the coding sequence ATGACGACAGTCCGCGAAAAGAGAAGTAGCCATGGGCATAGGGCCCTGCTCATCCTGCTGGGGTGCAGCCTTGCCCTGGGGCTACATGCCCAGCAGCCGCTGGCGCTGGGCCAGCTGTGGCAGCTGGCACGCAGCCAGAATATAGGCCTGAAAATAGCCGGGCTGGAGCGTGCACGCATTGCCCTGCTTACCAGCCCGGCCTTTGCAGGCCTGGAGCCCGAGGTGAACCTGGAGGCATTTACGCGCAACGCGGTTAACTACACCAAACTAGGCCTCGCCAACGGACAGACCATTGAAAACAATGGGGCCAATGCCACCAGCTACGGCGCCAGCCTGAACCTGGACTGGACGCTCTATAGCTTTGGTGCCAACCGCCAGCTATTCGCCCGCCAGCAGCTACAGCTACGCAGCAGCCAGCTGGGCTATACCCGCCGGGAGAACGACCTGGCATCGGAGGTGGCTACGGCTTACTACCAGCTGGTGCAGGCCCGGCAGGCCCAGGCTATACTGGATAGCAACCTGGCAGTGGGCAGCCTGCGGGCGGCGCTGAGCCAGGCGCAGTATGAAAGCGGCCGAACCGGAAAGTCGGACTGGCTGCAGGCACAGGTAGACCTAAACAGCATACGCGCAGCCCAAACACGCCAGCAGCTGGCCGTGGCACAGGCCCAGCTGGCCCTGGCACAGCTGCTGGGCGAGCGCAATAGCCTGGAGATACTACCCCTGAGCCCCCTGCAGCCCGATACCACCCTGCTGCTGCAGCGCCTGATGGAGCTGGCTACCAGCCAGAACCCCAACCTGCTGCTGGCCGAGAATGACCGCCAGATCAGCATCCGCGCACTGAACGAGGCACGCGCCCGCCGCCTGCCCGAGCTGCAGCTGAACCTGGGCCCGGGCTACCTGAACAGTAGCAACCCCGCCAGCTTCGTTACCGAAAACCGAAACATAGCCCTGAACTATGGCCTGACTGCCAGCGTAACCCTGTGGGACGGACGCAACCTGCAGCGCCAGATGAAGGCTGCCGAGGTGGCGGCAGACATCCAGCAGCTGAGCCTGGGCGAGCAGCAAATAGCCGTAGAGAGCCAGCTGTGGCAGGCCTGGGCGGGCTATACGCGTGGCCTGGACCAATGGGAAATAACCCGCAGCAACATCCGCCTGGCTGCAGAGAACCTGGATATTGCCCTGGAACGATACCGACTGGGCCGGGCCAGCCAGCTGGACCTGCGCACGGCCCAGATCAGCGTACTGCAGGCTGCCAATGAGGAACTGATGGCCCGCTACACCCTGAAGCTGTATGAAATACGGATGAAGACCCTGGCCGGAACCCTGGCAGCCGAGCTGGAGAATCTGCCCTGA
- a CDS encoding glutathione peroxidase, with protein sequence MRKTLHDYTAHLITGTPVPLDQYRGKVLLLVNTASHCGLAPQLKELEQLHQRYKDQAFEVLGFPSGDFKNQELGTDTEIGTYCQRNYGVSFPMFAKGHVRGPQAQPVFQFLTSRALNGRNGFRPFWNFTKYLIDKQGRLQRVYLPFVKPTSQRITRQIDQLLRP encoded by the coding sequence ATGCGAAAAACCCTGCATGACTACACCGCCCACCTGATAACGGGCACCCCTGTTCCGCTGGATCAGTACAGGGGCAAGGTGCTGCTGCTGGTAAACACGGCCAGCCACTGCGGCCTTGCCCCGCAGCTGAAGGAGCTGGAGCAACTGCACCAGCGCTATAAGGACCAGGCCTTTGAGGTGCTGGGCTTCCCCAGTGGCGACTTCAAAAACCAGGAGCTGGGCACCGATACCGAGATCGGTACCTACTGCCAGCGTAATTATGGGGTTAGCTTCCCGATGTTCGCCAAAGGCCATGTGCGTGGCCCGCAGGCGCAGCCCGTGTTTCAGTTCCTCACCAGCCGGGCACTGAACGGACGAAATGGCTTCCGCCCGTTCTGGAATTTTACAAAATACCTGATAGATAAGCAGGGCCGCCTACAGCGGGTATACCTACCCTTTGTAAAGCCCACCAGTCAAAGAATTACCCGTCAAATCGATCAATTACTCCGACCATGA
- a CDS encoding aminotransferase class I/II-fold pyridoxal phosphate-dependent enzyme: MSEAPEAHTRKVQVSMMAYNLIGSEILAISKEVKALQAAGKHILNFTVGDFQAGEFRIPDPLTDLIIQHYKAGHTNYPPSTGEASLRQAVARFVNHELGLEYTQDHVLITGGSRPAIFGLYTTLLDPGDIVVYGVPSWNNNHYCHITGAVPRQVDTQRRNNFLLTAEELAPYIEEVVLVALNTPSNPTGTLYTATQLADICDLILAENEQRERRGAKPVYVMFDQMYYLMAYGNHRHVHPLGLRPEMAPYTIYIDGISKYLAATGVRVGWAIGPVNIIQKMSSLLGHMGAWAPRPEQLAVGTFLEMEDSLRGYIRQLNAKVSARLNKIHQAFQAWKLAGLPVDSVEPMGGLYLSVLFNIKGYRQPDGAVIKNAEMMRAYLLHQADTAVVPFEAFGDRKSEGWCRLSVGGLSDADIDEALKRLPKALEQLSWTGNR, translated from the coding sequence ATGAGTGAAGCGCCCGAAGCCCACACCCGAAAAGTACAGGTCAGCATGATGGCCTACAACCTGATAGGCAGCGAGATACTCGCCATATCCAAGGAGGTAAAAGCCCTGCAGGCTGCGGGCAAGCATATTCTGAACTTTACGGTAGGCGACTTTCAGGCAGGGGAATTCCGCATCCCCGACCCCCTGACGGATCTGATTATTCAACACTACAAGGCGGGCCATACCAATTATCCGCCCAGCACAGGCGAGGCTAGCCTGCGCCAGGCCGTAGCCCGCTTTGTAAACCATGAGCTGGGACTGGAGTATACCCAAGACCATGTGCTGATAACAGGCGGCAGCCGCCCCGCCATCTTTGGCCTATACACCACCCTGCTAGACCCCGGCGATATAGTGGTGTATGGCGTGCCCAGCTGGAACAACAATCACTATTGCCACATAACCGGTGCAGTGCCCCGGCAGGTAGATACACAGCGGAGAAACAACTTCCTGCTCACGGCCGAAGAGCTGGCACCGTACATAGAGGAGGTGGTGCTGGTGGCCCTCAATACCCCCAGCAACCCAACGGGCACCCTGTACACGGCCACCCAGCTGGCCGACATCTGCGACCTGATTCTGGCCGAGAATGAGCAGCGCGAGCGGCGTGGGGCCAAGCCCGTATACGTCATGTTTGACCAGATGTACTACCTGATGGCCTATGGCAACCACCGCCATGTGCATCCCCTGGGCCTGCGGCCCGAGATGGCACCCTATACCATCTACATAGACGGGATAAGTAAGTACCTGGCTGCCACGGGCGTGCGCGTAGGCTGGGCCATTGGCCCGGTTAATATCATCCAGAAAATGAGCAGCCTGCTGGGCCACATGGGTGCATGGGCACCCCGGCCTGAGCAGCTAGCCGTGGGCACCTTTCTGGAGATGGAGGACAGCCTGCGCGGCTATATCCGGCAGCTGAACGCCAAGGTGAGTGCCCGACTGAATAAAATACACCAGGCTTTTCAGGCCTGGAAGCTGGCAGGCCTGCCGGTAGACAGTGTGGAGCCTATGGGAGGCCTGTACCTGAGCGTGCTATTCAACATAAAGGGATACAGGCAGCCCGATGGTGCCGTTATAAAAAATGCAGAGATGATGCGCGCCTACCTGCTGCACCAGGCAGATACCGCCGTGGTGCCCTTCGAGGCCTTCGGAGACCGGAAAAGCGAGGGCTGGTGCCGCCTCTCGGTCGGGGGCCTATCTGATGCGGACATAGACGAGGCCCTGAAGCGCCTGCCCAAGGCCCTGGAGCAGCTAAGCTGGACCGGCAACCGATAG
- a CDS encoding Ppx/GppA family phosphatase produces the protein MQPENIAIIDLGTNTFHLLVIELTGHTYRILEKYKESVKLGEGGISKGFIAPTPYARGIRTMQNFRKILKSRHVTHVLANATSALRSAENGPQFMAEVQAKTGIQIRVINGYEEAVLIYDGVRHGLHLSPRTDYLFMDIGGGSVEFVVGDRRYPKLIRSLNLGGARLLEHLQPQDPMTRQDIIQAETYLAEQLDPLMQEVRSFGIKQLIGSSGTFETLGTVIAHQSGNRLMADMVNAYQFSVPDFLRLHQDMIRLDRTARLALPGMDPVRVEMINMGSLLVQHVVQSLGIETITVSTFALKEGILFNFIAERTSQQVQDPQQMNVRSSAVEALAEKYKYDAAHARQTSQLALQLFDQLAGLHHYSTEERELLHYAALLHDIGHFVDRSGHHKHGQYIIMNSKLPGFSSDELLLMANMVRYHRRSIPSYEHMHYNLLYKEDKQKVMVLGGMLRLAVNLDRAHRGLVQRLELRLSPSKLSITVYSPQDVELEIRHAREATDMLQQALDRKIELQAQLLTA, from the coding sequence ATGCAGCCCGAAAACATCGCCATCATAGACCTGGGAACCAACACCTTTCACCTGCTGGTGATTGAGCTGACAGGGCACACCTACCGGATACTGGAGAAGTACAAGGAAAGCGTAAAGCTGGGCGAAGGAGGCATCAGCAAAGGCTTTATTGCCCCCACTCCCTATGCGCGGGGCATACGGACGATGCAGAACTTTCGCAAGATCCTGAAGAGTCGACACGTAACCCATGTGCTGGCTAATGCCACCAGTGCCCTGCGCTCTGCCGAGAATGGGCCGCAGTTTATGGCCGAGGTGCAGGCAAAAACCGGCATACAAATCCGCGTAATTAATGGCTATGAGGAGGCTGTACTGATCTATGACGGTGTGCGGCACGGCCTGCACCTAAGCCCGCGCACGGACTACCTGTTTATGGACATAGGCGGCGGCTCGGTAGAGTTTGTGGTGGGAGACCGACGCTACCCCAAGCTGATACGCAGCCTGAACCTGGGCGGGGCCCGCCTGCTGGAGCACCTACAGCCACAGGACCCCATGACGCGCCAGGACATCATACAGGCCGAAACCTACCTGGCAGAGCAGCTGGACCCGCTGATGCAGGAAGTTCGCAGCTTTGGCATCAAGCAGCTGATTGGCAGCAGCGGCACCTTCGAAACCCTGGGCACCGTCATTGCCCACCAGTCGGGCAATAGGCTGATGGCTGATATGGTGAATGCCTACCAATTTTCGGTGCCCGACTTTTTGCGCCTCCACCAGGATATGATCCGGCTAGACCGTACTGCCCGGCTAGCACTGCCCGGCATGGACCCTGTGCGCGTAGAGATGATCAACATGGGCAGCCTGCTGGTGCAGCACGTGGTGCAGAGCCTGGGTATAGAGACCATTACGGTAAGCACCTTTGCCCTGAAGGAGGGCATCCTCTTCAACTTTATAGCCGAGCGCACCAGCCAGCAGGTGCAGGACCCCCAGCAGATGAATGTGCGCAGCAGCGCAGTGGAGGCCCTGGCAGAGAAATACAAATACGATGCCGCACACGCCCGGCAGACCAGCCAGCTGGCCCTGCAGCTGTTTGACCAACTGGCGGGCCTGCACCACTACAGCACCGAAGAGCGAGAACTGCTGCACTACGCCGCCCTGCTGCATGATATTGGGCACTTTGTAGATCGGAGCGGCCACCACAAGCACGGCCAATACATCATTATGAACAGCAAGCTGCCAGGCTTCAGCAGCGATGAGCTGCTGCTGATGGCAAACATGGTGCGCTACCACCGCAGGAGCATACCCAGCTACGAGCACATGCACTACAACCTGCTGTACAAGGAGGACAAGCAAAAGGTAATGGTACTGGGTGGCATGCTGCGCCTGGCCGTAAACCTGGACCGCGCACACCGGGGCCTGGTGCAGCGGCTGGAGCTACGCCTTAGCCCCAGCAAGCTATCCATCACCGTCTACTCGCCACAGGATGTGGAGCTGGAGATACGCCACGCACGCGAGGCTACCGACATGCTGCAGCAGGCCCTGGACCGAAAGATAGAGCTGCAGGCCCAGCTGCTAACCGCCTAG
- a CDS encoding YdcF family protein, protein MRVRAILSYPRGWRRALRLLSLLCLLLLGLALASYYWVQAQAEPYLYRQIEQVPYTRIALLPGTTPLLRSGKPNPYFQYRIQAAAALFRAGKIGRILVSGDNQTRYYNEPRAMRKALVQAGVPPDSIVLDKAGLRTLDSVLRSHQVFGHRRVLFISQGWHAARALYIGRAHGLHTWGFAAQNPADHWQRSTCYREYLARVRMLLDVHLLGTRPTYTGHPDGLAR, encoded by the coding sequence ATGCGTGTACGGGCCATTCTCTCTTATCCACGTGGCTGGCGTAGGGCTCTCCGCCTACTCAGCTTGCTGTGCCTCCTGCTGCTTGGCCTTGCGCTAGCCAGCTACTACTGGGTGCAGGCACAGGCCGAGCCGTACCTGTACCGGCAGATAGAACAGGTGCCCTACACCCGCATAGCCCTATTGCCAGGCACAACCCCCTTGCTACGCAGTGGCAAGCCCAATCCCTACTTTCAGTACCGCATCCAGGCGGCAGCGGCGCTTTTCCGGGCTGGCAAGATTGGGCGGATACTCGTGAGCGGGGATAACCAGACCCGCTACTACAACGAGCCCAGGGCCATGCGCAAGGCCCTGGTGCAGGCCGGGGTTCCGCCAGACTCGATTGTGCTGGACAAGGCCGGCCTGCGCACCCTGGACAGTGTGCTGCGCAGCCACCAAGTGTTTGGCCACCGGCGGGTGCTCTTCATCAGCCAGGGCTGGCATGCGGCACGGGCCCTGTACATAGGGCGCGCACACGGCCTGCACACCTGGGGCTTTGCTGCCCAAAACCCCGCCGACCACTGGCAGCGCAGCACCTGCTACCGTGAGTATCTGGCACGGGTACGGATGCTACTGGACGTACACCTGCTGGGCACACGGCCTACCTACACAGGCCACCCCGATGGCCTGGCCCGCTAG